The following is a genomic window from Prunus persica cultivar Lovell chromosome G7, Prunus_persica_NCBIv2, whole genome shotgun sequence.
GcatttttttgtccttttctACGAATTTTTCAGCTGCTATGTGTCGATTCTGACCTAGGAATTTTTGGTAACAGCCAAAGAATTCCTCATTTGGCAGCCGTCACTTTTGGGGAcaagttttggaaagtttcATAGCAAACTttcgcttcttcttcctcaagagtaaccttcatatttttcatctttgagttttccaaattgtttctttttgaaaactgcatttgaaatatgaaaacttcaTCTTGCTAGATCAAACACTCTATCATATACATCTAGGTcagattcaagattgatttcttcaagagtatgatttcttgaataaattggtcattttctccatgaatccaaatttcatttctATCTGAGTTAGAACTTGCAAGCTAGTGCCATGGGATGAAAGAGCTGGAGAAGGAGCTGTCATTGCCATGAAGAActgagcttcaagctttgctaagttggagaagaagattgcacaaaggaggtatagctcattttcctaaatagacctaggaatttcttgagcttgctagtgttctttgtaagaatctttttgcttagtggattgcctggtcggttgatgacccccagtttttcccaatggtgggtttctgggtgaacaatttctggtttccatctctgtaaattttctgggtttgtgttcttgatagttgactagtcatctgaaTTTGtgcggttgactagtcatctttttctgctgtttggtgtttgcttgattatgttgtcttcacacactttcaccatagttgttgctagcacaggggatgcctagattgatgggtccttctgagtgcctaggttaTCACTAGTAATTCTCTAGGCCTGCAGGTACATCTTGGTATGCTCTGTGTATGTTATTGTTTGGTATAATTCGTATCTaacagttgactagtcataagagtATTTGGTCAAGGTCTAGAGTGTGTGAAGGTTGTTGCGTTTTTGAttgaatatcttttaaatttatcccacctaagtaccaatttcagaATGGAGGAAAGAAAATGGTCTGGTGGTTACTGCATGGGGTTGATGGCTGCTGGGATGTTTGTAGCAGCCGAGTGAGGGAGTGTTGGCTGAAGAAAAATTGGTGTCTTTTGCTTGAGCCATGAATGCCAATTTATAGAGGGTGagggtttttctttatttccaaTAGGTAAAGGGAGGTGTTGGAACCAGCCCATTCCAGTGGTTAAAAGGGAGCACTAAGGCATGCTATTTTCCAGCAGGTAAAGCTAGGTACCATAAACTGATCATTTCCTATGGGTAAAAGGAAGCACTAGAAACTGCTTGTTACCAGTGGATAATAGGAAGTACTGGAAAAAGTTTGTTTCCAACGGGTAAAACTAAGTAGTTGGAAAATGACTATTTCCTATGGGTAAAATGAAGTGCTTGAAAAATATCTCATTTACTCACCTACATTGGAGAACTCTAAGTAATGGGCTTGgactttggtgctcccaagtagctagCCCAAAGTCTCCATTATCCAAGAGTTTCCGTGGGCCTTGTGGACCTCTGTAACCTTCCACACCACAATTCCTCATGCAAGCCCCGTAAACCACATAACTTGGGTTCATGTGAGGTTGATAGGTGATTAGCACGGGAAAAATGTATTATTagtttggcatggcatgtacactatttctatatttatttgagGTTCATGTGAGGTTGATAGGTGATTAGCACGGAAAAAATGTATTAATGAATTAAATCCCAAAATACAGCTCGAATTAATGCATGACTGaaattatatgttatattagGCTTTAAATGtctttgggcctcaacacaaTCTTAATTAAGTGAGTCAACCCAGTTGAAACttgataatatattatatgaaGAATAAGAGAATAAGTAGTACAAATCTAGAGAAATTGGTGAAAATGACTCTTAAATTTGAAGGGCTtgtgtaaaaaataataatatgtatactaaatttttagaaaattgatctaaaacatggaaaaaaatatgtaaacttGAAGAGAAAACCCTAGAAATATTAGAAGTATCATAAAagatattaataaataataatttttaatataaaaacgaggGGGTGCCGGGATGCTCCCGAATTAGTAGCTCCGCCCCTGTATATACCAAAAGTGCTACGATCCTAGtcataagaatttttgttggaGTTGTATGTGGCTCGATACAAGTATGGATGTGGAAGTGACTATATGGACTCACATCGAATAAGTACCAAATTAATCTACATCTTAAAAGTCAtcaaatttctttatttaaaacatCACACTTAGAGATCATTGAGCCTTATGATCTACGGAATTAAATTTGTCATATAgattacattttattttctaaaagtTTATTCATAAATGGCTGCATTTTTTATGAAAGTCTAACTCTCAGCAACCTCCTTGAGGTAGGAGAACAGCTCAAGCGGTCTAGAGAACATCACCATGTGATCAGAACCATTGATCAATTTGACTTCATTCGGCGGATTCTTATTGATCATCAACATTCGCGATTTCTCAGTTATTATATGGTCTTGGTCGCACCCGATGAATACTCTACGAACCGATCCATATTTCTCATTAGTGAGTTTTATATCATCACTAAAGAGAGGAGTGAATCTTACCAAGGACAATGCTAGGGTTAAATCCTGTTCGTTGATCATCACcaaccaagaaagaaaagagaaagacgAACAATATCAGCTAAAAGGACACGTGCATAAAACCAATTTTTACTGTTCTTTCTTTGTAAAGACATACCTCTGGTGGTGAGAGTTGGTACATTGACGACGACAATAACTTTGGCCCAAGAAGTGCGGCGGTAGGAGGATTGTTGGGTCCCCGATCATATCTAAATTGAGTGTCCATCAAATCCAGACTGTTCAAAAtctgtataattttttaaacacgtagttattaatatatatatatatatatagggtaaattactcaaattgTCTTCAAACTTATACctgatttatattttaatctttcaactaaattattcgttcaaatgatCCATCAATTCTATATTATTTGCTCCAATGGTCCTACCGTCTAATTTTCTGTTAGATTTAACCTAAATTTTGGGTAAataatgaccaatttaccctcATATTTAACGGGAATATTGACAGAATATAACGGTATGACCAATAGAGcgaataatatagagttgataGACCATTTGaaagaataatttaattgagggaccaaaatgtaaatcgagTATAAacttgaggaccatttgagtaatttatcatatatatatatatattcttttatatCAAAGTCgaaagattatatatatatcaattgGTCGATACATTTGGACTTTAATATTAAAGGATTATATATATCGTGTTTGTATCATCATGTCATGTCATGTCATTTCGTGTTATTGTTGGTTAATCTGAtgggtttaattaattatcttGAGTTGGGGTTGACCTATGTACAATGAGAACTCgaaatttaaaactaaattcCCTTTAGAAAATCAAACCTAGCATTTATACATTACACATAAAATCcccttatatatattgtttttaaagATATAAAAAGTAACGATATGTTTATTTAAGGATTAATAGACTAGTAATCTTTTTTTAACAGTACTAGCAAAATGGGTTTGTAGTGTCAAAATTTACCACCGACAAATGGTGAGGCTccgttaattttttttttttttttggggtaaaatAATTTACAGAGGACACTTAAAATCTAACAttaaaaaacatttaaaattaacATATTTTGGACAAAGTATGTGATGTTGTGATCTGTGAGTCTGTCGAACTCATTACCTGAGATGACAGATTTAAGTAGTCGAGAGCAGGACCAGGCATTACAGCGGTGGCAAATACTGCAGTATAAATCTTCTCAGGGAATTTCTCCATGGCAATGGATATGGCTGCCCCACCCATGCTGTGGCCCACAAGGATGACCCTCTCCTTTGTCGGGAGAGACTTCATGAATCTCATCAATGGCTCAACGTAATCCGAGAGAGAATGAAGTTGTTGAACTTGCTTTGGGTTGACCCCAGATGCTGCTAGGTCTAGCGCTGTAACATTATGACCAATTGAGCTGAGTAGAGTTGAGACCTTGTACCAGCACCATGCCCCATGACCAGCTCCATGAACCAGCACAAAATGCTTCTGGTTTGCATCTGTGTTTGGAGATGGGGTGCAGATTCTGGTCaagcaaagaaataaaaggaaagacaCCAAATGCTTCACTCTCATATTCTCCATGTTTCGTACAAACCTCGCTCTCTTTTCTTGGCCTGTACTATAATGCATTTGGTCTAGTGTTACTTTTATATATCATGAATCTGCTTAATCtagatttaaaaaattcagatgATGTTGGCAATCTGAAAAGTCAGTGAATTATTGTCCAAGTATATCTAGAAGACATGCGTGCGtacctaattaattaatcctCCCTCAGAGGCAAAGTCATAATCTCCAAGTCCATGCTGCTAGcaatcttctttaaaaacaaaaacgcaAATTCTTTATGAGCTTGCCCAAGATACACGCTATCTATATACAAAATGTGGTGAGGCTGCTGACAAACTAGTAGCtcaattgtttaaaaaaatcattttcattttttacgAAATGTTAGTTTGATTTCAAATCTACAGATTTAGATGACCTTGTGCATCATGAGCTAACCTTGTGCTGGATAAGGTTTGGGTGCCTTGGGTGTCTTGAGAGGTTTGAGTGTGGGGTGGTATTTCTTCTCTAATGGCATAGActgttaaatatatttttattttgataatataTCTATATACTATCAATTCTGTTGTtgaacatatttttattttgataatatgATAGGACCCGCCTCGGAATTTCTCGAAAACCAAAACAGACCCCGTCTTTGTTCCAACATCTTcccgatgtcgggcccacttactaaattaccgagactttctaccaaaattttggcagtgTCTCTCCTGTAATTTaagcaaacccaacaaaaatttcaacctacaacacacataaaataaaaatttcccaaCCGGCAGCATGCTTTCACAATTCAACAAGTCATACtaaatggcctccggcctcacaagtaTAATCTACCAtgggcgataacagagcatctactgaatttagattacaagaacagttgagtagaagaaattaCTCAATTCCTAACTAGGAAGATTCACAGTTCGAGCCTCAAACACCACTTGCACGCTTCCTGGAGCGACTACTAGCTGGGGGggtgcaaaacagaaaatatgtgagtggacaaaaaccagatttgcagttaaaacaatatagtaaccccaccgtgtaaaaataatgctcaagtcatgcaggttcacaattcaatatttaattattcaaaacATGATTCATTTAAAACTcttcaaaatacaaatcatATCCTTCATAAACTTCATTCTCTCAATCTTACAACTCCTGCCAAACCACTGAAAAACTTTAATTCTTCACTTACTCAACTATAcgtatacatataaatatacatatatatataactataaatagctatacgatatactcatcacactacctaggtaccggggaaacaatccaactgggggattatttgactagtccgcaggattttcaggtgctatcctgcgtctagggatgagcggtccaaccgggggacgaaactccaaagctccCACACTGGAACATCCAACGTCATGTGTAGCTCCCAAATTATGTCCTACGCGTgcagactggatcatcacacaccggaacatccaacgccacgccATGGGTGATGACCCTAAACACTATACATAGTCtttccatacgccggaacatccaacgccgcatatggaaagtgtctcacacgTCGGAACATCCAATGCCACGAGTGAGACGGGTAACCTATTCTTCCcacacgccggaacatccaacgccgcgtgTGGAAAGTCTAATAACTGAGGAAGATACTTACATAGTGTAATCATACAACTTCTCTCAAGAACTCCTCATAATCAAGTTCTTCCACAACACCcttcaacaacccaagtatctCGTCTATAGAGAATATTTATATACTTCCCCACAACTCTTATAAAAATAcactctcaaaacccaaaatgccaaactcacaatatattgccaaagtGCTATACAACATCAAATTCAtctcatgaatataatatatttaataagccataaaaacattatgcaaaaatccttcatcaataaaaccatgcatttgattgaaaacaaagtccactcacaaataTTCTCACGCTGCCTAACCACGTGAGGGTCCTGCCTGCTGAGTACGTGCAGTTGAAACACCTATTTCAAGATACGAaccgttaattaatataaaattacttcGAAGcggaaatcacaaattaaatgcttaaatccccaaattcccaATACGTGCACGTTGAAGAAGGTATCCTAAGGTCCGATTACAGGTTTAGAAATCGTTCACGATTTtacggttatcgctaacctgcaaactttgcattattgaatcggaatatccggggctccgattcataaTCCGTGAAGTCCCATAcggtcctaggaatacctagaacaacatactTTAATTCAGAAAAGATCTAACTGTtggaacctatcgaacccgaataacgcacaatatgtgAAGATCCGTTTGATAGTTAGACGACATctgaattgagatccgcgaattcctatgcgctcgtgacaacctaaggatttCATCGGGTTAAATTGCATCTTCACCaactgaaaggacccgccccgaattttctcaaaatccgagacgaaccctttggaattcctgacacaccccgatgtcaggcccacttactaaaaaccgagacttcctgccgaaatttcggcagagtctcccctataatttggacatttcccaaaatttcaacctgcataaaaacgcatttaatatccacaactggcagcatgcacaatataatttcatgcaaattctcataaatggccttcggccttccaataattctcaaacaactactaaacaattcaaataccaaatatgactaatatttagtctgcgactgcacctaataaccttaggctgcctacgtaccctccttgagggatcaagccacacgtagttcttccctaaaacccaattccacacttgggcgataccttatttcatttctctggatttcatataatctcccc
Proteins encoded in this region:
- the LOC18769276 gene encoding salicylic acid-binding protein 2, whose protein sequence is MHYSTGQEKRARFVRNMENMRVKHLVSFLLFLCLTRICTPSPNTDANQKHFVLVHGAGHGAWCWYKVSTLLSSIGHNVTALDLAASGVNPKQVQQLHSLSDYVEPLMRFMKSLPTKERVILVGHSMGGAAISIAMEKFPEKIYTAVFATAVMPGPALDYLNLSSQILNSLDLMDTQFRYDRGPNNPPTAALLGPKLLSSSMYQLSPPEDLTLALSLVRFTPLFSDDIKLTNEKYGSVRRVFIGCDQDHIITEKSRMLMINKNPPNEVKLINGSDHMVMFSRPLELFSYLKEVAES